A genomic segment from Actinomadura hallensis encodes:
- a CDS encoding BMP family lipoprotein: MRRGLKMTLVTVTGAALTLAASACGGQEADTGGGGEDTIKVGLAFDIGGRGDQSFNDSAAAGLDRAKKELNVEIEEISAKPDESDADKESRLRLMANQGHNPIIGVGFAYTAAVNKVAKDFPDTKFLVVDADGCKVEGPNVAAACFAEAEGSYLVGAAAALKSESGKIGFIGGVNVPLIQRFQAGYEAGAKKVKPDIEILPAKYLTQPPNFNGFQDTSLGNEAAKGQLDAGADVIYHAAGAAGIGVIKTVGAAGKWVIGVDSDQYNQPAVAGVKDQILTSMVKNVDVAVFDFVKSVNEDKFEAGSKIYDLKSNGVGYATSGGHVDDIKSQLEELKQQIISGEIKVPEKP; encoded by the coding sequence TTGCGCCGTGGACTGAAGATGACCCTCGTCACCGTGACGGGTGCGGCGCTCACGCTCGCCGCTTCCGCGTGCGGTGGCCAGGAGGCGGACACCGGCGGCGGCGGCGAGGACACCATCAAGGTCGGACTCGCCTTCGACATCGGCGGACGCGGCGACCAGTCGTTCAACGACTCCGCCGCCGCCGGCCTCGACCGGGCCAAGAAGGAGCTGAACGTCGAGATCGAAGAGATCTCGGCGAAGCCCGACGAGTCCGACGCCGACAAGGAGTCGCGGCTCCGGCTGATGGCGAACCAGGGCCACAACCCGATCATCGGGGTCGGCTTCGCCTACACCGCCGCGGTCAACAAGGTGGCCAAGGACTTCCCCGACACCAAGTTCTTGGTCGTCGACGCCGACGGCTGCAAGGTCGAGGGCCCCAACGTCGCCGCGGCCTGCTTCGCCGAGGCCGAGGGCTCCTACCTCGTCGGCGCCGCCGCCGCGCTGAAGTCCGAGAGCGGCAAGATCGGCTTCATCGGCGGCGTGAACGTCCCGCTGATCCAGCGGTTCCAGGCCGGCTACGAGGCGGGCGCCAAGAAGGTCAAGCCCGACATCGAGATCCTCCCGGCCAAGTACCTGACCCAGCCGCCGAACTTCAACGGCTTCCAGGACACCAGCCTCGGCAACGAGGCCGCCAAGGGCCAGCTCGACGCGGGCGCGGACGTCATCTACCACGCCGCGGGCGCGGCCGGGATCGGCGTCATCAAGACCGTCGGCGCCGCCGGCAAGTGGGTCATCGGGGTCGACTCCGACCAGTACAACCAGCCCGCCGTGGCCGGTGTGAAGGACCAGATCCTCACGTCGATGGTGAAGAACGTGGACGTCGCGGTCTTCGACTTCGTCAAGAGCGTCAACGAGGACAAGTTCGAGGCCGGGTCGAAGATCTACGACCTGAAGAGCAACGGCGTCGGCTACGCCACGTCCGGCGGCCACGTCGACGACATCAAGTCCCAGCTCGAGGAGCTGAAGCAGCAGATCATCTCGGGCGAGATCAAGGTCCCCGAGAAGCCCTGA